Proteins co-encoded in one Acidimicrobiales bacterium genomic window:
- a CDS encoding succinate dehydrogenase cytochrome b subunit translates to MERPTVAPVHPSRRPAPWPVEFYRSAVGKKWVMALTGIGLMGYVFFHMLGNLKLYLGAEDTNHYGEWLRQLLVPFFPRTVTLWLLRIGLAGAFVFHIHSAASLTLTNRRARSQGKYVAKRDWQAATAASRSMRLTGVVILLFVVFHLADLTWGWINPDFERGDVFRNLVASFERPPIAAIYIVANIALGIHLFHGAWSMFQSLGLNNPKWNSWRKGFAAGFAGIVMIGNLSFPIAVLTGVIDADDNPDCRVDGDRIETCELYEEAGGEGATP, encoded by the coding sequence CGACCCACAGTCGCCCCGGTGCACCCCAGCCGCCGCCCAGCTCCTTGGCCCGTCGAGTTCTACCGCTCGGCAGTCGGCAAGAAGTGGGTCATGGCGCTCACAGGCATCGGGCTCATGGGCTACGTCTTCTTCCACATGCTCGGCAACCTCAAGCTGTACCTGGGGGCCGAGGACACCAACCACTACGGCGAGTGGCTGCGCCAGCTGCTCGTGCCGTTCTTCCCCCGTACCGTCACCCTGTGGCTGCTGCGGATCGGGCTGGCCGGCGCCTTCGTGTTCCACATCCACTCGGCCGCCAGCCTCACGCTGACGAACCGCCGGGCCCGGTCCCAGGGGAAGTACGTCGCCAAGCGCGACTGGCAGGCCGCCACCGCCGCCAGCCGCTCGATGCGGCTCACCGGCGTGGTGATCCTGCTGTTCGTGGTCTTCCACCTGGCCGACCTGACCTGGGGCTGGATCAACCCCGACTTCGAGCGGGGCGACGTCTTCCGCAACCTGGTGGCGTCGTTCGAGCGCCCGCCGATCGCGGCGATCTACATCGTCGCCAACATCGCCCTGGGCATCCACCTGTTCCACGGCGCCTGGTCGATGTTCCAGAGCCTCGGCCTCAACAACCCGAAGTGGAACTCCTGGCGCAAGGGCTTCGCCGCCGGGTTCGCCGGCATCGTGATGATCGGCAACCTGAGCTTCCCGATCGCCGTGCTGACCGGGGTGATCGACGCCGACGACAACCCCGACTGCCGGGTCGACGGCGACAGGATCGAGACCTGCGAGCTCTACGAGGAAGCAGGAGGGGAAGGTGCGACACCGTGA